A single window of Methanoregula sp. DNA harbors:
- a CDS encoding 2-oxoacid:acceptor oxidoreductase subunit alpha has translation MPTEVSVLVGGKAGDGINSAGAMVTQLLNHLGYHTYMYFDYPSLIRGGHNFVIIRGTDHPVGVHRDAVDFVLALSQETVGKHSSRIKDTTETIYNSDLVRSGGQGISIQSILHDENAPAIMGNSAIIGGFAKGAGIGWDTVSDVFSAHIPKGVDANLRVARRAYDQVTTVRPIPPLGGRRYSILTGNEAIGLGLFAGGLSAFVSYPMTPSSSLLHFLAEHAQQFDITVVHPENEIAVILISLGLSYAGKRAAVGTSGGGFCLMTEGLSLAGMAEIPLVLVVSQRTGPSTGLPTYTAQSDLHFILNAGQGEFPRFVVAPGDAGEAYFWSACAMNIAAKFQIPAFILSDKTLSEGSYSIDALQLSKIGADEPVGWDGTLPYLRYADTPSGISPLAFPGSKDAVVKVNSYAHDESGITTEEAESVVRMTEKRIRKAAGLSREMETYDTVFFHGLPDAGTAIACWGSTKGVCCEVADELGLKVIQPVVMSPFPADKFRDAMQGAGRLIAVEENATGQLAALLRFNTIPVDAMVLHYDGRPLTPDILRSRIKEVIP, from the coding sequence GTGCCAACGGAAGTGTCAGTCCTCGTTGGGGGCAAGGCGGGGGATGGTATCAACAGCGCCGGTGCAATGGTCACCCAGTTGCTCAACCATCTCGGATATCACACCTACATGTATTTTGATTACCCGTCCCTGATCCGGGGCGGTCATAACTTTGTAATTATCAGGGGAACAGATCATCCGGTTGGTGTGCACCGGGATGCTGTCGACTTTGTCCTTGCTCTCAGCCAGGAAACCGTTGGGAAGCATTCCTCGCGGATTAAGGACACAACCGAGACCATTTACAATTCAGATCTTGTCCGTTCAGGCGGGCAGGGCATCTCGATTCAGTCCATCCTCCATGATGAAAATGCGCCCGCTATCATGGGCAATTCTGCGATCATCGGGGGATTTGCCAAAGGAGCAGGTATTGGCTGGGACACGGTTTCTGATGTCTTCTCCGCCCATATCCCCAAGGGTGTGGATGCAAATTTGAGGGTTGCACGACGGGCATATGATCAGGTTACAACCGTCCGCCCGATACCACCCCTTGGGGGCAGGCGGTATTCGATCCTCACCGGAAACGAAGCGATTGGTCTGGGTCTCTTTGCCGGGGGTTTATCTGCTTTTGTCTCGTACCCTATGACCCCTTCATCCAGCCTCCTGCATTTCCTTGCCGAGCATGCCCAACAATTTGACATTACCGTGGTCCACCCTGAGAACGAGATCGCGGTGATACTGATATCGCTCGGGTTATCCTATGCCGGTAAACGGGCGGCTGTGGGGACTTCAGGTGGCGGGTTCTGCCTGATGACCGAAGGACTCTCCCTTGCCGGCATGGCGGAGATCCCGCTGGTGCTCGTGGTGTCGCAGCGGACCGGGCCATCCACCGGCCTTCCCACCTACACTGCCCAGTCCGATCTCCACTTTATCCTGAACGCAGGTCAGGGGGAGTTCCCGAGGTTTGTGGTCGCGCCCGGTGACGCAGGTGAGGCTTACTTCTGGTCTGCATGTGCGATGAACATTGCAGCAAAATTCCAGATCCCGGCGTTTATCCTTTCTGACAAGACCCTGTCTGAGGGATCCTACAGCATCGACGCCTTACAACTCTCTAAGATCGGGGCTGATGAACCCGTGGGCTGGGACGGGACATTGCCATACCTCAGGTATGCAGACACCCCATCGGGAATCTCTCCTTTGGCATTCCCGGGATCAAAGGACGCAGTGGTCAAGGTGAACAGCTATGCCCATGATGAATCCGGCATCACTACCGAAGAGGCGGAATCTGTTGTCCGGATGACCGAAAAACGGATACGCAAAGCAGCCGGGCTTTCCAGGGAAATGGAGACCTATGACACGGTCTTTTTCCATGGTTTGCCTGATGCCGGAACTGCGATTGCCTGCTGGGGCTCCACGAAAGGAGTCTGCTGTGAAGTTGCGGATGAGCTGGGGCTTAAGGTAATACAGCCCGTTGTCATGTCCCCGTTCCCGGCGGATAAATTCAGGGATGCGATGCAGGGGGCCGGCAGGCTGATTGCAGTCGAAGAGAATGCAACGGGACAGCTTGCGGCACTCCTGCGCTTCAATACTATACCTGTTGATGCCATGGTACTTCATTACGACGGGCGCCCGCTTACTCCGGATATACTCCGTTCCAGAATCAAGGAAGTGATCCCATGA
- a CDS encoding DUF1894 domain-containing protein, with protein MGCIESLPYEIVLSGSSFKECRDYIKKKCRESVEVQPGFRIFDTHIIGVPPITIGLDGDFVIFPYTKPCHGTFLLRVEDREEADRLRKKK; from the coding sequence ATGGGCTGCATAGAATCCCTACCCTACGAAATAGTCCTTAGCGGCAGTTCGTTTAAAGAGTGCCGGGACTATATCAAAAAAAAATGCAGGGAATCGGTCGAGGTCCAACCGGGTTTCAGAATCTTTGATACGCATATCATCGGGGTTCCGCCAATCACAATCGGCCTTGACGGGGATTTTGTAATCTTTCCATATACAAAACCCTGCCATGGGACGTTCCTCCTGCGGGTGGAGGACAGGGAAGAAGCGGACAGGTTGCGAAAGAAGAAATGA
- a CDS encoding response regulator — MTGKGRILLMDDEQVILDVTKEVLNFLGYEVVFAQEGATAIEIYSRERLAGRPFDLVILDLSVPEGMGGQETFGKLRALDPSVKVIISSGYTSEPMMTDPLKFGLNGVLAKPYRIANIKAILETLIPKKG; from the coding sequence ATGACCGGCAAAGGCAGAATACTCCTGATGGACGATGAACAGGTGATCCTTGATGTCACCAAAGAAGTGTTGAATTTTCTAGGTTATGAAGTTGTATTTGCCCAAGAAGGGGCGACGGCCATCGAGATATACTCAAGGGAGCGATTGGCGGGGCGCCCGTTTGATCTCGTCATTCTTGACCTATCAGTACCAGAGGGGATGGGGGGGCAGGAGACATTTGGAAAACTCCGTGCCCTTGACCCGTCTGTAAAGGTTATCATATCCAGCGGGTATACCAGCGAACCCATGATGACAGATCCCTTAAAGTTCGGACTGAACGGCGTGCTCGCAAAACCATACCGGATTGCCAATATCAAAGCGATCCTCGAAACGCTCATCCCAAAAAAAGGATGA
- a CDS encoding thiamine pyrophosphate-dependent enzyme: MTGRQLVTSTQNTWCPGCGNFTIQHALKNILADLESQGKSLDDIVLVSGIGCHAKIADYLNINSFYAIHGRAIPVATGIKLANRHLTVICCVGDGDAYAEGLDHLIFAAKRNIDITVLVHNNRVYGLTTGQYTPTSPLGFAGRSTPAGTLEYPINPLELMLASGATYVARGYTKKMDQLKILIRGGLDHHGFACIDILQICATFFPMADYYNAHACEIPEYDRADFSAACEKAREWDYNNNNPIALGLFYQRSFPTFDDRMALQPHEKADREVVIAEFLNSRL; encoded by the coding sequence ATGACCGGGCGCCAGCTCGTAACCAGTACCCAGAATACCTGGTGCCCGGGCTGTGGAAATTTCACCATCCAGCACGCGCTCAAGAACATCCTGGCCGATCTGGAATCTCAGGGGAAGAGCCTAGATGATATCGTCCTTGTGTCAGGAATCGGGTGTCATGCAAAGATCGCCGACTACTTGAATATCAACAGCTTCTACGCGATCCACGGCAGGGCAATTCCTGTTGCAACAGGAATCAAACTCGCAAACAGGCATCTGACCGTAATCTGCTGTGTTGGTGACGGGGATGCATATGCCGAGGGGCTTGACCACCTCATCTTTGCCGCCAAACGCAATATCGATATCACTGTCCTTGTCCATAACAACCGTGTCTACGGCCTGACTACAGGTCAGTACACCCCCACCTCCCCGTTGGGGTTTGCAGGGCGCTCAACACCGGCGGGAACCCTGGAGTATCCGATTAACCCGCTGGAGCTCATGCTTGCGAGTGGTGCGACATATGTCGCACGAGGCTATACGAAAAAAATGGACCAGCTAAAGATCCTCATCCGCGGGGGGCTTGACCACCATGGGTTTGCATGCATCGATATTCTTCAGATCTGTGCGACATTCTTTCCGATGGCCGACTATTATAACGCCCATGCCTGCGAGATCCCGGAGTATGACCGGGCGGATTTTTCTGCCGCCTGTGAAAAAGCGCGTGAATGGGATTATAACAACAATAACCCGATTGCGCTTGGCCTGTTTTACCAACGGTCTTTCCCGACGTTCGATGACCGGATGGCCCTGCAGCCTCACGAAAAGGCAGACCGGGAAGTGGTCATTGCAGAATTCCTCAATTCCCGCCTGTGA
- a CDS encoding DUF1890 domain-containing protein: MEDNPQRSALLVLGCPQVPVQTSIALYLIHRLRQEGVIPVVAGNRSAITLLVVADPKRHYLGEALDLDHAIDQIMDKKRDFDLCFVFIHNDAGVSYAATMGAISRARLYSIIYGEHYDEIVASINFPCISIAAKAVHNPMPLKKMLDEVAPWAA; encoded by the coding sequence TTGGAAGATAACCCTCAACGGTCAGCATTGCTTGTCCTCGGTTGCCCGCAGGTGCCGGTGCAGACGAGCATTGCACTTTACCTGATCCACCGGCTCAGGCAGGAAGGTGTCATTCCAGTCGTGGCAGGCAACCGCTCGGCAATCACCCTTCTTGTCGTTGCCGATCCCAAACGCCATTACCTTGGCGAAGCGCTGGACCTTGACCATGCCATCGACCAGATCATGGATAAAAAGCGTGACTTTGACCTGTGTTTTGTCTTTATCCACAACGATGCGGGCGTGAGCTATGCGGCCACGATGGGGGCAATCTCAAGGGCACGCCTGTATTCTATCATCTACGGCGAGCATTACGACGAGATCGTCGCATCGATCAATTTCCCCTGCATAAGCATCGCGGCAAAAGCGGTGCACAACCCGATGCCGCTCAAAAAAATGCTGGACGAGGTGGCTCCATGGGCTGCATAG
- a CDS encoding divalent-cation tolerance protein CutA: MSPSPEIVMILSTVPQEKSEEMARALLDKRLVACINTLPVRSFYHWKGEFCDDLEQLLILKTTRKKVKKVITAIREMHPYEIPEIIAIPVIAGHTPYLDWVYEETRG; the protein is encoded by the coding sequence CGTCTCCGGAAATTGTGATGATCCTCTCAACCGTACCGCAGGAAAAATCCGAAGAAATGGCACGGGCTCTCCTTGACAAACGGCTCGTTGCATGCATCAACACCCTTCCGGTACGGTCGTTCTACCATTGGAAGGGGGAATTCTGCGATGACTTGGAGCAGCTTCTCATCCTGAAGACGACCCGGAAAAAAGTAAAAAAAGTCATCACCGCGATACGGGAGATGCACCCGTACGAGATACCGGAGATCATCGCCATTCCGGTCATCGCTGGTCACACCCCGTATCTTGATTGGGTGTACGAGGAAACTCGAGGCTGA
- a CDS encoding HEAT repeat domain-containing protein: MRTNTMVPDVKIYSVHSKSGMDLQSLVKAMRHNNLGIRWRAALVLGEIGEPAIKPLVKALKGDDKDVQWLAGIALARVGEPAIPHLIRAMTEKDYDVRWRATIILAKFGEPAVEPLIDLLKEAESDLRWHSALALSLIGRPAVGPLIIALKDKDWFVRVRAAWALGEIGDSTAVDPLIQSVNDQDWYVRWSAADALGKIGDKNAIKTLIAALKEPDSFVQVPASWALGKLGDSAAVDALVQSLKSTDWYVRWGAVEALGKIGDSRALEFLKKALDDKDEYVRTAAEEALEKMMS, translated from the coding sequence ATGAGAACCAACACGATGGTCCCGGATGTGAAAATTTATTCTGTCCACAGCAAAAGCGGAATGGATCTGCAGAGCCTGGTCAAAGCGATGCGGCATAATAATCTTGGCATCCGCTGGCGTGCTGCCCTCGTGCTGGGAGAGATCGGTGAACCGGCAATCAAACCCCTTGTCAAGGCTCTCAAGGGGGATGACAAGGATGTCCAGTGGCTTGCAGGTATCGCTCTTGCAAGGGTAGGGGAGCCGGCAATCCCTCACCTTATCCGTGCGATGACCGAGAAAGATTACGATGTCCGCTGGCGCGCGACGATCATTCTTGCAAAATTCGGTGAACCTGCGGTAGAACCGCTCATCGACCTCCTCAAGGAAGCTGAGAGCGACCTCAGGTGGCACAGTGCCCTTGCGCTCTCCCTGATCGGGAGACCGGCGGTCGGACCCCTCATCATTGCGCTCAAGGACAAGGACTGGTTTGTAAGGGTTAGAGCAGCATGGGCGCTTGGGGAGATCGGGGACAGCACGGCAGTCGATCCGCTTATCCAGTCGGTAAATGACCAGGACTGGTATGTCCGATGGAGCGCTGCAGATGCTCTCGGCAAGATCGGAGATAAAAATGCAATTAAGACCCTGATCGCCGCTCTTAAGGAGCCGGACTCTTTTGTTCAGGTACCGGCATCATGGGCACTGGGCAAACTCGGGGACTCTGCTGCAGTGGACGCTCTTGTCCAGTCGCTCAAGAGCACCGACTGGTATGTCCGCTGGGGCGCGGTTGAAGCACTCGGGAAGATCGGGGATTCGCGGGCACTGGAATTCCTTAAAAAAGCGCTGGACGATAAAGACGAGTATGTCAGGACTGCAGCAGAAGAAGCGCTCGAAAAGATGATGTCCTGA
- a CDS encoding PKD domain-containing protein, with translation MRKKAEFWFLVVGLVVLSAIFAGCSGETSPATPVPTTTAVGPKFVAGDIIAKTASSTDSIWLIVKYDAKADKYERAFVYKKSDGSWYRKDERTELADRATTEKLYPAKVTHVSSISAVPIVTATTVPVTTSTTVTATTAPLAAPTVTGITPSSGSAGSTLNITGIVGTNFRSGATVRLERGAASIAGSSVTIVSSSNITCQFIIPSSAATGAWNVTVINTDGQSESLASGFSITNTTTTPPLPVIANFTSNPTSGNKPLAVQFTDASTGPVTSMSWTFGDGNTSTTQNPLYTYPNAGTFTVSLMVSNGSGSNTQTRTNYITVTTLTPAPVTASFTGNPTSGNKPLAVQFTDVSTGPVTSWLWIFGDGNTSIIQGPLYTYPDAGTYTVSLTVSNGTGTNTQTRANYITVMTPPPVASFTGIPTSGTAPITVAFTDTSTNSPTSWAWNFGDAETSSIQNPSHQYTSAGNYTVTLTATNAVGSNTATMSNYITVT, from the coding sequence ATGAGGAAAAAGGCAGAATTCTGGTTTCTTGTGGTAGGACTGGTGGTGCTCTCCGCCATTTTTGCCGGCTGTTCCGGGGAAACGTCACCAGCGACTCCGGTCCCCACGACTACTGCTGTTGGCCCGAAATTTGTTGCCGGGGACATCATCGCAAAGACCGCATCGTCAACGGACTCCATCTGGCTGATCGTAAAATACGATGCAAAAGCCGACAAATACGAACGTGCCTTCGTGTATAAAAAATCCGACGGGAGCTGGTACCGGAAGGATGAACGGACCGAACTGGCAGACCGCGCCACGACAGAAAAGCTCTATCCGGCAAAGGTCACCCATGTCAGCTCAATATCAGCGGTGCCGATCGTCACTGCGACAACCGTGCCTGTTACAACCTCAACAACGGTCACCGCAACCACCGCCCCGCTGGCAGCGCCGACCGTCACCGGCATCACCCCGAGTTCTGGTAGTGCAGGAAGCACCTTGAATATCACAGGCATTGTTGGTACCAACTTCCGCTCCGGTGCAACCGTCAGGTTGGAGAGAGGTGCCGCATCGATTGCCGGATCTAGCGTCACTATCGTCTCTTCGTCCAATATCACCTGCCAGTTTATCATCCCCTCCAGTGCTGCGACCGGTGCATGGAACGTGACGGTGATCAATACGGATGGTCAGTCGGAGAGTCTGGCAAGTGGTTTCAGCATCACAAATACGACGACGACTCCGCCACTCCCGGTGATAGCGAATTTCACCAGCAACCCGACGTCAGGGAACAAGCCGCTGGCGGTTCAGTTCACGGACGCATCTACCGGGCCGGTAACTTCAATGTCATGGACATTCGGAGATGGCAATACCTCAACCACACAGAACCCCTTATATACATATCCGAATGCCGGAACCTTTACCGTGAGCCTGATGGTGAGCAACGGGAGCGGGAGCAATACGCAGACAAGGACGAACTATATCACGGTCACAACCCTGACACCAGCACCGGTGACAGCGAGTTTCACCGGCAACCCGACATCAGGGAACAAGCCATTGGCAGTGCAGTTCACGGACGTATCTACCGGGCCGGTAACATCATGGTTATGGATATTCGGAGATGGCAATACGTCAATCATACAGGGCCCGCTGTATACGTATCCGGACGCGGGTACCTATACTGTTAGTTTAACGGTGAGTAATGGGACCGGGACCAACACCCAGACTAGGGCGAACTATATCACGGTAATGACGCCACCACCTGTTGCAAGCTTTACAGGTATACCTACATCAGGAACTGCCCCAATTACGGTTGCATTCACAGATACTTCGACCAATTCCCCGACATCGTGGGCATGGAACTTTGGTGATGCCGAAACATCAAGCATCCAGAATCCGTCGCACCAATATACAAGTGCAGGTAACTATACCGTTACACTGACGGCGACAAATGCCGTTGGCAGTAATACTGCAACGATGTCAAATTACATCACTGTAACGTGA